One genomic segment of Coraliomargarita parva includes these proteins:
- a CDS encoding glycosyl hydrolase family 65 protein, producing MKNASKDWSLIENGIDLENIEKNGNRFLIGNGYIGLRGVLEEYGKDQLVACTLNGLYDKSGDQWREPVNAPNAFNLEIRVNGKQLETTPGEILEHTQSLDLSRAIHSRRTTYRLASSETLTLEIDRFLSADNIHLGVMSCRIQTTTECELEVRTKIASDIWDINGPHLRDFTPNGQGTCQCLQSLTIEKGIPVSVASDIAASSDWEIETESSQSAHVLRLTSEADKSYSIYKYISIYSGEDTPDPTSRAMNTASQARDLGYEQIRSAHEAVWSERWSRSDVVIKGDEESQFALRYSIYHLLIAAPTKNGLSIPARGLSGQVYKGAIFWDTEIFMLPFFNHTQPELARRLVDYRFHTLDGARRKAADYGYRGAFYAWESQETGDDACTYFNVTDVITGRPMRTYFRDKQIHISADVAIAIWRHYEQSGEIEILTEGGAEVILECARFFYSYSNYKPDRERYELHDVVGPDEYHERVNNNAFTNAMARYTAQIAIKVSELLQRQQPAEWSRLAQKLSLGNELQSFKELAEKLYQPEPEPETLIIEQFDGYHRLEDNRPESLKERLIKPNEYWGGGNGIATTTKVLKQADVVLMLHLFSSEYPDEVKLANWEYYEPRTEHGSSLSPCVYALLAAELGKTEWAYRYFKRTATIDLTGKSKQYVGDLYIGGTHPAANGGAWMAAILGFAGLRVGAQFVELRPNLPAQWESLQFRFCRKGQWFHVQISPDQIEVISEAGNDDEVPFILDGEHMSCAPGKTIRRQKEETISA from the coding sequence ATGAAAAACGCATCAAAAGACTGGTCGCTCATCGAGAACGGAATCGACCTAGAGAATATAGAGAAAAACGGAAACAGGTTCCTGATCGGAAACGGTTATATCGGATTACGCGGGGTATTGGAGGAATACGGGAAAGATCAGTTGGTCGCCTGCACCTTGAACGGCCTTTACGATAAAAGCGGTGACCAATGGCGTGAACCGGTGAATGCCCCAAACGCCTTCAACCTGGAAATCCGTGTTAACGGAAAACAACTCGAGACAACTCCAGGCGAGATCCTTGAACATACCCAATCGCTCGACCTCTCCAGAGCGATTCACTCCCGTCGCACGACCTACCGTCTGGCATCCAGCGAAACTCTCACCCTTGAAATCGATCGCTTCCTCAGTGCAGACAACATCCACCTCGGGGTCATGTCATGTCGGATACAGACCACAACCGAATGCGAATTGGAAGTCCGAACCAAGATTGCCAGCGATATTTGGGATATCAACGGGCCGCATCTCAGGGACTTTACGCCCAACGGACAAGGCACTTGCCAGTGCCTCCAAAGTTTAACCATCGAAAAAGGCATACCCGTTTCCGTTGCCTCGGACATCGCAGCATCCAGTGACTGGGAAATCGAGACGGAATCCTCCCAATCCGCCCACGTGCTGCGCCTTACGTCCGAAGCGGATAAAAGCTATTCCATCTACAAGTATATCTCAATTTATAGCGGGGAGGATACTCCAGACCCGACTTCCCGAGCGATGAATACGGCATCCCAGGCTAGAGACTTGGGATACGAACAGATTCGCTCTGCACATGAAGCAGTATGGTCCGAACGCTGGTCACGCAGCGATGTAGTGATCAAAGGCGACGAGGAATCTCAGTTTGCTTTACGCTATTCCATCTACCACTTGCTCATAGCCGCACCGACAAAAAATGGCTTGTCCATTCCAGCCCGTGGCCTGTCAGGTCAAGTATACAAGGGAGCCATCTTTTGGGACACCGAAATCTTCATGCTCCCCTTTTTCAACCACACCCAACCGGAACTCGCTCGTCGCCTGGTCGATTACCGCTTCCACACACTGGATGGAGCCCGGCGCAAGGCAGCCGACTACGGCTATCGCGGAGCCTTTTATGCTTGGGAAAGCCAGGAAACCGGCGACGATGCCTGCACCTATTTCAACGTAACAGATGTCATCACAGGCCGTCCGATGAGGACGTATTTTCGTGACAAACAAATTCATATAAGCGCAGACGTCGCCATCGCAATTTGGCGTCATTACGAGCAATCCGGCGAAATCGAGATCCTGACTGAAGGCGGTGCTGAAGTCATCCTGGAGTGCGCCCGATTCTTCTATTCCTATTCAAATTACAAGCCGGACCGCGAGCGCTACGAGTTGCATGATGTGGTCGGCCCGGACGAATACCACGAACGTGTTAACAACAATGCGTTTACCAATGCGATGGCGCGCTATACCGCTCAAATTGCCATCAAAGTCAGCGAACTCCTGCAAAGACAACAACCTGCGGAATGGTCCCGGCTGGCCCAAAAGCTTTCTCTAGGCAACGAGCTGCAATCATTCAAGGAACTCGCGGAGAAACTCTACCAACCCGAGCCAGAGCCGGAGACGCTCATCATCGAGCAATTTGACGGCTACCATCGACTCGAAGACAACCGTCCGGAGTCTTTAAAGGAACGCCTCATCAAGCCCAATGAATACTGGGGCGGCGGCAACGGCATTGCGACAACCACGAAAGTGCTCAAGCAAGCAGATGTGGTCCTGATGTTGCACCTTTTTTCGTCCGAGTATCCGGACGAGGTTAAATTGGCCAACTGGGAATACTATGAACCACGCACCGAGCACGGTTCCAGCCTAAGCCCCTGCGTCTATGCCCTACTCGCGGCCGAATTAGGCAAAACAGAATGGGCCTATCGCTACTTCAAGCGCACTGCCACAATCGATTTGACAGGTAAGTCCAAACAATACGTAGGCGATCTCTATATCGGCGGCACCCATCCCGCAGCAAATGGTGGCGCTTGGATGGCAGCGATCCTCGGATTTGCAGGACTGCGCGTCGGTGCTCAGTTCGTAGAGCTTCGACCGAACCTACCCGCACAATGGGAAAGCTTGCAATTCCGCTTCTGCCGCAAGGGTCAATGGTTTCATGTGCAGATAAGCCCGGATCAAATCGAAGTGATTTCAGAGGCCGGGAACGATGACGAGGTCCCATTTATTCTCGACGGGGAGCACATGAGCTGTGCCCCGGGAAAAACAATTCGCAGACAAAAAGAGGAAACCATTTCCGCATGA
- the pgmB gene encoding beta-phosphoglucomutase has product MNLEPDFIKDAEGAIFDLDGVIVDTAKYHYVAWKRLADELRFEFTEAHNERLKGVSRVRSLEILLEIGGFDFGETLKQQMLTLKNGWYLEYIHQMTGEEILPGTRQYIEMLKSRGVRIALGSASKNAQTILNRLGIEDLFDVVIDGTSVSEAKPSPEVFIRGAEGLKLSPERCVVFEDASSGVEAAHRAQMRAIGIGSKENLPDADCNVSGLYELLSGSPTIN; this is encoded by the coding sequence ATGAACCTGGAACCCGACTTCATAAAAGACGCTGAGGGCGCCATCTTTGATCTGGATGGCGTCATTGTAGACACAGCTAAATATCACTATGTCGCCTGGAAGCGACTGGCCGACGAGCTTCGCTTTGAGTTTACGGAAGCCCACAACGAACGACTCAAAGGCGTGAGTCGTGTGCGCTCTCTCGAAATCCTTTTGGAAATCGGAGGCTTTGATTTTGGCGAAACGCTCAAACAGCAAATGCTGACTCTAAAGAATGGATGGTATTTGGAATATATACACCAGATGACCGGCGAAGAGATTCTGCCCGGAACTCGCCAATATATCGAAATGCTGAAATCCAGAGGAGTCCGGATCGCGCTGGGCTCGGCCAGTAAAAATGCACAGACTATCCTTAACCGTCTCGGTATCGAGGACCTCTTTGACGTCGTGATTGACGGCACCTCGGTCAGCGAAGCCAAACCGTCACCCGAAGTATTCATCCGCGGAGCAGAAGGACTCAAGCTCTCGCCGGAACGCTGCGTGGTCTTTGAAGACGCCTCATCCGGGGTTGAAGCTGCCCATCGTGCGCAAATGAGAGCGATCGGCATCGGCAGCAAAGAAAACCTGCCTGATGCAGACTGCAATGTTTCCGGCCTATACGAACTACTAAGTGGCAGCCCGACAATTAACTAA